A window of Fusarium oxysporum Fo47 chromosome II, complete sequence genomic DNA:
GCGTATCAAGCCATTCTTGAGACATTCTACAATCAGTTGGCCCCCATCTCTGGTCGTAAGCCTTACATGGTCAGCCCAGGAAATCATGAAGCAGCATGTGAAGAGATCCCCATCCTCAACAATCTCTGTCCTGAGGGTCAGAAGAACTTCACCGATTTCATGTACAGATTCGGCCAAGTGATGCCCCTCGCCTttccttcaacctcttccGACGACGCGGCGAGAGTGAGCGCAAACAAGGCTAAGCAACTGGCAAACCCGCCATTCTGGTTCTCCTTCGAATACGGTATGGCCCATGTCGTCATGATTGATACCGAAACCGACTTTCCCGACGCACCCGATGCACCAGGTGGCTCAGCAAACCTGAACAGCGGACCCTTTGGTAGTCccaatcagcaactccaATTTCTGGAAGCCGATCTTGCATCAGTTGACCGTACAGTCACACCTTGGCTCATTGTTGCAGGTCACCGCCCTTGGTACACTACTGGTGATGAAGGTTGCAAGCCTTGCCAAAAGGCATTTGAAGGGTTGTTCTACAAGTATGGCGTTGACTTGGCCGTCTTTGGGCACGTACATAACTCACAGCGCTTCTACCCCATATACAACGGGACTGTTGATGCTGCGGGAATGAAAGACCCTAAGGCGCCTATGTACATTGTGTCCGGAGGTACAGGAAACATCGAGGGACTGAGTGCTGTAGGGAAGAATGCTACTGGCAATGCATTTGCGTATGCGGATGACTTTAGTTACGCCACTATTCGGTTCCAGGATGCTCAAAATCTGCAAGTCGACTTCTTCCAGTCATCGACAGGGAAACTCTTGGATCAATCCAAGCTTTTCAAGTCACACAACAAACAGTTTGTTAGACAGAACTAGAGAAATAGCTGCAATGTCGTTTCCCTTGACTCCCTTCTTTCATCTAACATTTCCATGTCAGGATCTTTTGTCTGCTTAAGTAGCTCATGATTCCCCCCCCTCCTCTATGTTGGACTTGCGGGACAGATAGTCTGAGACGATATAACGAATGAAAGTTTATGTTTCTCCAACGCTCTCACCGCAATACATAATCATCCACTCTAACCCCTCTCTTCCTAAGGCTATCCAGCGAGAGTCTTGGATCAAAGTTGGTCCATCGATCTTCTGCAGCAATATACCAAAACGGGGTACCATTATCCCTCCAACGTAGCTCCCATTCCTTCGGGACAGGGATGTTATCCAGCCGCGGGTCTATATGCTGCCGCTTTCCTTCTGGATTCTCAAAGACAGGCTCTTCACCTCGTTTGGCGTAGCGTAGGCGCCAACCCTTTGGCATCTCGCCAAGAATTGCTTCGCCGGCCAAGAGTGCTGGGTGAGCACACGGCCCTTTGAGTTTGTACTCGCCGTCCTCTATCGACCGAAGGACCATAGGCAGATGGCAGCCAAGAAAGACAACGACGAGGTCATCAGGCTGACAGTCCCGTGGGCCCAGCACGATGTAACCCATTTTGGTCAGATATATAGAGCGGTTGTGCATGTAGTAAGTCAAGTGTGCAAGTTGGCCACCGAGCGTCTTACTATGGGTGCTGATTCGCTCCGCCAACTGCTCGtgcatcttgttgatgaatGGGGGGTGGATGAAGAAGTCGTTTACATGTAACATGAGCGAAAATTGCTGAACTTTTTGGAAATCCCAAGTCTCTGAGTGGGGACCCAGAAAGCGTCGTGCTGCCTCTAGCACAGTGACTTGGAGCTGTGCTTGAGAATCTTGACTGTCCTGAGGCCCGACTAGCTCCGCAATGTAGTCGCAGCGTATACCTTGCAATCGCAATTGCTCTTTGGTGAACGCATGTGCATTCTCGGCTGAGCAAAGTGCAGCTCGACCGTAAGTCATGGGCCGCTGGTGCTGTATCCGCTCCAAGTCGGGGATCCATGTCGGCTCGGACGCTGAATCGCACAGCGACATCAACTTAAGATTTTGATGGTACGTCGACGCCCGAACCAAAGCATCGCGATGGACGTCCTTGACATCCTTTCTGTAATCAACGTCAATTTCGCTAGTAAAGCCGCCCTCTGCGAGACCCAACAGCGCGAAGACTCTATCCCTCGGCTCCGTTACCTCACAGGCGTGTGTGTAAGCTACGAGAGAGAAAAAGTCCCTCAAGTGTCGAAGGGCCGAAAAGCTGCGTGCGTTGGAGAACTCAACCATGATATGGATGTCGACCTTGCCAGCCAATGCCTCCCTTTTCGCCGCAATTATCTCGATGGCGGTCCTGAAATGCAGCCAAGGCATGCTGTCGTTTCCGACCAGGATAATGGTGTCTTTACCCGCCAGTAGGATTTCTTGACGTACCCATAGTCGACGGAACCAGGACCGCGATATCAAGGATAGCAAGGCCTGCCACTGGCGGTCAGAGAAGGGCATGGGCTTGGACCAGTCGTGGGAATTGTCTGGGTGTCTTCTCATAAGAAAGTCATACTTGTCTGGCTTAAATCTTATCCGGTTATCCAAGATGTCGTCCTCCTCATTGGTAAAGTCGACGCAGTCGGCGAGTTCTTGCAGCATGGCGATGGCAATGGGGCTGTGTTCGTCGGCGGGGCCGAGCCAGGCAATGACGCGCTGGGCGTGCTTGTATATATCGCGCATTCGCAGGACCTGCGCGGCTCGCTCATCGAGGTCCCGTTGATTGATGCAAATTGAGTCAGCCCAGAGGATCTGGCTATTGCTTTGGTGACGGATCTTTCgcaaagcagaagcaagaTTGCGACCGATGGCAAGCGACCCCGAAGACTCTTTGTTGCAAATGCATGATTTATCGTGGCCAATCGGTTTCGGATGCCGGAGATCTATATAGTCGGGATCTGACTGGTCACCCCACGTGTACGACATTGCATCGTACCGCGTAACATGCTCGCCAGGGACATGCTTCACAACGACAAGGGCTCCCGAGAGGGCGTCTCCCTCTTGAGCTGCGTCCAGAACCAACACCCTGATCTCATTCTCCTGCAAACTGTTGTATTTGAAGTTGCCGGTAGCCATCTTGAGTCGGCGCGCCTGAAGCAGAAGACACATAAGACCTAACTTTGAACAAAGTCATGTGATTTATGTAAGATTCAAGGCTGACCCAAAGTTCTGAATGTGCCCCACAACATTTGTCCCTATTAGTCCTGAAGATTAGCCAATTGACCCACAGGCTGTTCCATATCAGTGCTTCACATCCCCCCGCATTAAACCACTGAACATACAGCTATACATCCCGAATACGCTTACATTACAAATGAGCAAAATCCACAGGTTAACTCTGCAATCTATTAACCCGTCAGCAGTTCTAGAGCGCATTCTGGTAATTTCTCCAGGCCACGGAGAGTTTAGATGTATAATCCCAAGTCCAGGACAAGAGTGAGCTATGTGACAAAGCCCCAGCCAATCCTGCCCTCTAGATCTGGTGATTGACCAATTAATGGTAACATAGCTAGTGAGGGCGATGGAGAAGGCGTAGAAAGCCCTTCAAAGGCAGAGTGACGGAGCCATCCTACAAACCAGCAGACCTACTTATCCAAATACAATAAAGGACCACTGTCACTTCAAAGAATAAAATAAGTCAAATTAATATAAGTGAAAAGCTGTATTTTCACTTCTTTAGTttcttatctctttattTCTTGTCTTCCGTATCTTCACCCAGTGTGTCTACCAAGATATGCGTCATGCATTCCCTAGCATAAGTAAGCCATTATTAAGTAGATACAAGCTTACCGTATTCTGCTCGACGGAATGTTCAGTACAATGTATAGTGTATCAGGTACATGTTATGCCGTGGCCCAACCACGCTCTACTTTGCAACACGAGCGGGCTATGTCCATGGCCTGCATTGGCGTTAGTTTATTATCACCGAAGTTCCGAAACGCCGACCCTATGCCTCTCCACGCTAGATAACGCCAAGGTTAAACTATCTGGGGTAATCGCGGGGAAAGCAGGGTTTAACTACTGGATAATGAGTTCCTGTGAATCATTGTGACATCCTCGACGCCTGATTGGACTGTCGACGGTCTGTACTAAGATACTCAGCGCAAGCACGCAGCCATCTTTATTCACGTATAAAGCAGTCTGTCCTTGCGGCAAGAATAATAGACATACAATCCCCTTCATCAATTCTCCTCCACTAGCAAACATATCCAGAAGGTGATTAACAAGCACAGCGAGCAAGAATGGCTATACAACGCACGACATCCCATGATAGCTCTGCGGAGAAGCAATATGCCACCCATATCGAAGGGGAGGTAGTAGTGGATGAGTATCTCCCTCTATTTCCCCTTCTGGTCAACAAAAGCCTTGAGGAACGTCAGAAAATCGAAAAGAAGGTCAAGCGCAAACTGGATTGGGTTTTCTTGCCGGTTGTTACGCTCATGTTGCTGATGGGATACCTCGACCGCATCAACGTGGCAAATGCTCGGCTCGCAGGTATGCAGGATGATCTACACATGTCTGACACTATGTGGTCTGCTGGAATCTCGCTGTTTTATGTTGGTTATATCATCACTCAACTTCCTGCCACTGTCTACCTCGCCAAAGGCCTGCCGCGATGGCAGATGCCAGCCTATGTCATTGCATGGTCTGTTGTCACAGCCTGTATGGCTGCCATGTCTTCAGGATGGTCTTTCTTAGTATGCCGCTTCATGGTCGGCGTGGCTGAGGGCCCTTTCCTTCCCATGGTCAGCTTGATGACCTCCTCATGGTATACAAAGGAGGAGGCCCCTTTGAGAATGGCCATCTGGCATGCTGGTAATATCGCTTCCAACATCTTCTCTGGACTGCTTGCGGCTGGTATTTTGGAGAATATGAACGGTCTTGCCGGTATGCGTGCATGGCAGTGGTTCGTCATTATTGAGGGCAAGTAAACCCTATCCCTGACCATGAATGTATACGGCTCCCTCTAACTTTCACAGGTATTGTTGGGCTGTTCGTCGCTGCCATGGGGTTTTGGTGCATCCCCAACTTCCCTCACAACACGGGCACATACTTCATGACCCCCGAGATGGCAGAGATGGCCCAATATCGAATGATCGTCTCAGCAGGCGGGCGGTCCGAGGATGACGAAGGTGGTGCTTGGGAAGGAGTCATGCTTGCATGCAAAGACCCATTCACCTGGATTTATACGGTGCTTCACTTTGGTCTTATTGTCGCTCTTTCATTCAAAGATTTCTTCCCATCGGTAAGTCAGGCCTACAACGTATTGCCAATCCCTAAAATATCTAACCAGTCTAGATTGTAAAAACTCTAGGATACTCGAATCTTATGACCTATCTCATCCAAGCTCCACCGTATATCTTCGCTTACCTCGCCACTTGTGTAATCTCCTGGTCGTCAGGAAGACATATGGAGCATTGCTGGCATATAATTGGCAGCACAGTTGCATGCATCATCGGCGTCGTTATCATGATCTCGACCCTGAACGCAGGTGCCCGATACTTTGGCATGTTCCTTTTATGTGCGGGACCTTTTGTTGGCCTGAATGTATGTATAAAATGCCTCCAATTGGGTATGGCTTCATGCTAATGGGAGTAGATACACATTCCTTGGGAAACAACCAACGTCGCTCGCCCTCGCACAAAGCGTGGTGCTCTGGTTGCCATTACAAACTGCATCGCATCAGTCTCCCACTGGTTCACACCATATTTCTTCGTAGGTCTCTCACTCTCAGCGCCCTAGATTCCTACTTACTAGCCAAGCTTCGCTCTCAAGAACCTCGCTATCAGAATGGTGGCATTTTGATCATTGCAGGCTGTGTCATGGGCATCGTCGGTTGCCTGATTTGCAAATGGTATGTAAAAAGACTCAATAAGAAAATGGAAGAACACGAAGCGGCAAACAACCTGCCAAAGAGGTGGAGGTACGTTGAATAAGCCATTGGCTTCGAGATTGGGATAACTGGACTGTTGgaaatatttcttttagtTTTGATAAGTGGCAGTAGTCAAGTCGGCTATCATAGCTGCATAACGGGATCAATTCAATGAAGGCTATTGCTCAGACCCATGACCTGCAACCGACGACCTGCAAGCCAAGCAGATGTGTGCGCTAGGATGTCATCAAGGACAAAGCATCGGGCGGATCGTGTGATGGGCTGAGTACTCGGGCGAATCAACGGGTTTAGC
This region includes:
- a CDS encoding major facilitator superfamily domain-containing protein; translated protein: MAIQRTTSHDSSAEKQYATHIEGEVVVDEYLPLFPLLVNKSLEERQKIEKKVKRKLDWVFLPVVTLMLLMGYLDRINVANARLAGMQDDLHMSDTMWSAGISLFYVGYIITQLPATVYLAKGLPRWQMPAYVIAWSVVTACMAAMSSGWSFLVCRFMVGVAEGPFLPMVSLMTSSWYTKEEAPLRMAIWHAGNIASNIFSGLLAAGILENMNGLAGIVGLFVAAMGFWCIPNFPHNTGTYFMTPEMAEMAQYRMIVSAGGRSEDDEGGAWEGVMLACKDPFTWIYTVLHFGLIVALSFKDFFPSIVKTLGYSNLMTYLIQAPPYIFAYLATCVISWSSGRHMEHCWHIIGSTVACIIGVVIMISTLNAGARYFGMFLLCAGPFVGLNIHIPWETTNVARPRTKRGALVAITNCIASVSHWFTPYFFLRSQEPRYQNGGILIIAGCVMGIVGCLICKWYVKRLNKKMEEHEAANNLPKRWRYVE
- a CDS encoding heterokaryon incompatibility protein-domain-containing protein, whose protein sequence is MATGNFKYNSLQENEIRVLVLDAAQEGDALSGALVVVKHVPGEHVTRYDAMSYTWGDQSDPDYIDLRHPKPIGHDKSCICNKESSGSLAIGRNLASALRKIRHQSNSQILWADSICINQRDLDERAAQVLRMRDIYKHAQRVIAWLGPADEHSPIAIAMLQELADCVDFTNEEDDILDNRIRFKPDKYDFLMRRHPDNSHDWSKPMPFSDRQWQALLSLISRSWFRRLWVRQEILLAGKDTIILVGNDSMPWLHFRTAIEIIAAKREALAGKVDIHIMVEFSNARSFSALRHLRDFFSLVAYTHACEVTEPRDRVFALLGLAEGGFTSEIDVDYRKDVKDVHRDALVRASTYHQNLKLMSLCDSASEPTWIPDLERIQHQRPMTYGRAALCSAENAHAFTKEQLRLQGIRCDYIAELVGPQDSQDSQAQLQVTVLEAARRFLGPHSETWDFQKVQQFSLMLHVNDFFIHPPFINKMHEQLAERISTHSKTLGGQLAHLTYYMHNRSIYLTKMGYIVLGPRDCQPDDLVVVFLGCHLPMVLRSIEDGEYKLKGPCAHPALLAGEAILGEMPKGWRLRYAKRGEEPVFENPEGKRQHIDPRLDNIPVPKEWELRWRDNGTPFWYIAAEDRWTNFDPRLSLDSLRKRGVRVDDYVLR
- a CDS encoding Metallo-dependent phosphatase-like protein encodes the protein MKDTNCLKGDSVRTGRATQSQDMIAGLFLFATGALAKVSFPPIPSDLSTPVQQRLSLDGPNSVTIGWNTYAKQAKPCVQYGSSKDKLDKQACSDISLTYPTSRTWANAVTLDNLSPATKYYYKIVSQNSVIDQFLSPRAAGDKTPFAINAIIDLGVYGEDGFTINMDQTKRDVIPNVQPSLNHTTIGRLATTADDYEFIIHPGDLAYADDWFLKPKNLLHGEEAYQAILETFYNQLAPISGRKPYMVSPGNHEAACEEIPILNNLCPEGQKNFTDFMYRFGQVMPLAFPSTSSDDAARVSANKAKQLANPPFWFSFEYGMAHVVMIDTETDFPDAPDAPGGSANLNSGPFGSPNQQLQFLEADLASVDRTVTPWLIVAGHRPWYTTGDEGCKPCQKAFEGLFYKYGVDLAVFGHVHNSQRFYPIYNGTVDAAGMKDPKAPMYIVSGGTGNIEGLSAVGKNATGNAFAYADDFSYATIRFQDAQNLQVDFFQSSTGKLLDQSKLFKSHNKQFVRQN